The Rhodothermus profundi genome segment AATAGCTTCTAACACCCGTTCCTGAATAGGGCGCAGCAGCGTCTCCTGCTGACGGAACAGTTCGCCTTCTGGCCCAAAGTATTGCTGCCGCAGACGGTCGAGCGCTTCCTCCGCACGCGCAATCTCCTCCCGCCGCCGTCGCCGTTCTTCTGGCGTATAAAGCAACTCACGCGCCTGATATTCTTCAAACATGCGGTCAATTTCCTGCCGCCGCCGGTCCAGCTCAGCCTGCCAGTCGCGGACCATCTGGTCCAGCCGCTGTTGCGCCGCCTGATATTCCGGCAGTTTACTCAGAATATACTCTGTATCTACAT includes the following:
- a CDS encoding OmpH family outer membrane protein, with translation MLCLAGAGQAQHRIGYVDTEYILSKLPEYQAAQQRLDQMVRDWQAELDRRRQEIDRMFEEYQARELLYTPEERRRRREEIARAEEALDRLRQQYFGPEGELFRQQETLLRPIQERVLEAIEAVARDQGYDYVLDKAAAPVLLYAPPEHDLSDRVLAELNVNVDSRN